The genomic stretch TCCGGCCGCCGCCAGTCTCCTCTCCCGCTGCCGTTCACCGGCGCGGCCCTGCCGGACTCCTCTCCCAAATTCCCCACCTGTGAGACGCCGTTCCACCACCAACTGAGTCTGGTCCGAGCCCGACACCGCGAGGAGAGGCGCCGAAGACCTCCCTCCGGCGGCGCAGgtacgccctcctcctcctcgccccagCCCTCTTCTGTCCTAAGACCTCCCTccggctctctctctctcgtatCGATAGCCGAGATTCCAGCGACCAGGAGGATCGCCTACACTTTCTGGCCGGCGCACGGTGGATGCGGGGATCCTAGTGGCGCGGtgcggtgggtgggtgggtggccgggggcggcgcgcggggtgggTTGTTTTGCGGCACACTAGCAGGTCGGGGACTCGGGGTGGTTCGGTTGGACGTTGGAGATGACGAGTCTGCGGGGGTGAGGAGGGTGCGCCAGACCTGTCCATCGAGAGCCAGACAGGTCCtctgctccgcctccgcctccgcctccctctCCGAATCGGACAATCCCCTCCAACCTAACAGGCCTGTCCATATATCAATCCCCACGCGGGAAGACTCCTCACGCAGGCATCTTCCTGTTCGTCATCAAATCCGTAGAACACGGAGGGGAACACAGACGGGGAGCAGCGGAGCCTCCGGCAGCTCGAGCCGTACCGGTGTTCATCCAGGCAAGTTTCTCTATTCTAATGGAGGGCATGCCACGCGGGAGCAGCACGGCGAGGTCAAATGTTTGCGGTGGCAAGCTGATCTGCAAAAGGAGAAGACCAAAGTCCCAATTTTTAAACCTTCCGGAGGTATGTTGAGCCTAGATCCTTTTTCCTCGCTACTGGCTTCGTGTTGGCTGTAGTAATAATCAGAGTTTTTTGGGTTCCTCCATGAGCCTGAATTTTTACCTGTGATATTTCTGCCGATGCAGGACATACAGTGCAAGGTTCTGTCAGAGTTGCCGCTCAAGGAGGCTACGAGGACCAGTATCCTGTCCAGCGAATGGGGATCCGTCCAGTCGGTCCATCCCAGGCTGAGATTCGACGGCGCCACGATGTGCGGCGGCAGGACCGCCGCCGGGTCGAAACAATACACCCTGGAGTTTGTTCAGAACGTCAATGCTGTTCTGCAGAAGCACAACGGGATGTTCGTGGAAGATTTCGAGGTCAAGTTCGAGTTTGAGAGGGAGCTGGTTGTCCACCTCGACAACTGGATTAGGTTCGTCGCGGACTCTCAGACAAAGAATCTGGCTTTTGATCTAGTGCCAAACAAGTTCCGTGGTCGACATGATCGGTATGCACTCCCAGCTGAGCTTCTGAGCAGCAGAAGCATGTCCCGTCTACGGAGTATTCAACTTAGCTTCGTGTCTATCAAATTGCCACCCTGTTTCAATGGTTTCCCCAATTTAAGAAAGCTCGATCTGCACCTGGTACATGTCACAGCAAAGGATCTTCAGGATATGTTGTCTAGTTGCTCTAATCTTGAGTGGTTGAGTATAGTTAGGTGTCATCTGGAGGATGAACTAAAGGTGGATCATCCACTGTCTTGCCTGCTGCACTTGCATATTGCATATTGTGAGATAACCAAAATACAATTCAATGCCGTGAAGCTCAAAACTTTCGTCTATAGAGGGGAGTGGCTTCCTATTGACCTCAGTCAATCTTTGGAGCTGAAAGATGTGCACCTTTATCTTGATGACTTCATAACTCTTGAGCTTGCTCTCACCACATTTCCCACTGCACTTCCAACTGTTCAAAACCTGACCCTGAAAGCTGCTGCACCATTGAAGGTTTGCTGTCTCATCTGTTTTATGCCAttatttaagtttttttttttatcttgcatCTTTATTTTTGTAACCTTTAACTTTCTATCTTTCAGATGCCTGGGTTGCTAGAGAACCCGCGCAAGTTTTCTCAGCTGAAATACTTACATTTGGATTTAATGATCATTCATGAAGATGCTGGCAACATTCTCTCTTTAGCCTCATATTTGAGAGCTGCTCCTCTTATTGAAAAGCTTGAGTTGCATGTAAGTACCTCATCTTCATCTTACTTAATTTGCCAGTATCTGTCATTTATTCATATGCGTGTTGCATTCATACATTTCAAGATTCTATCATTAGGATTGCAAATTTTGATGACTGTCTAATTTGTGTTTTTTTCCTTTGTAAAATAATCCGAGATCATACACCATGCTTAAGATGCTAGTTTGGGAAAATTACACCATGCTCCCATAATTAGGTTCCCTTTAATGTGTTTACTTAACTTATGACATACTTTGGGAGGAAATGGATCATAAAAACTGAAGAGGGGTGTTAATTCAAAGCTGAACCTCATGCTTTGGATGTCCTAGATAATAGGATGTAGTTTGTTGGTTTGGAGCAACCCCAAAGTGAAGGATTGAAGTTTGACTAATACGATGTTAACCTTATCACCATGTTTAGGATGAGGGAACCTATGTGACTATGTGTGCGTGTGACAATGGCACTTGATTTTCTTTTATTTGTGCTTACGAAAGGTGTCCGGAAACATGTTATTGTTATTTGTCTTCTGGTAGAAAAATCATGATATTTTTCTGCTTTATTAGAATGCCATAATTCTCTCTCGCCTTTTTGACCTGTTAAGCAAAGCAATCATGCACAATATTGTTGCTCGCATTTAGCATCGATTTGTCACAACTAAACTACCCAGCACTCCAGCAGCCAAATTGCTTCCAGATGATGCTTTGTTTATAAGTCATCATTATCACTGCGATAGATTTATCAATTGGTTAGTAAGATGACGATCATCATGTTATTTCCCCTATTTGCTGCAGTTCGGTAGTTTTGCACTTCCTCATTATGGACAAGAGCCTATCAGAAGCCTTCCAGGATGTCGACTTAACTATCTCAAGAACTTAAATGTCATGGGATTTATGGGGTCCACGGGCCAGCTTGAATTCCTGCTACATGCCGTGGAAAATGCCCCTGCGCTCGAGGTTTTAACTCTGGATCCAGCTTGCAGACGCAATGTGGATCATCAAGGGCGAACATATTTCACAGAAATGGTTCGTGAAATTGGCATAAAGCACCTCGGTGAAAGGGTATTACCAACTACAAAGCTTTGTTTACTTTAAAAGCTAAGCGGTTTAATCCCACGAGACGACATGCCGACCGATTCTTGTGCATCAGAGTAGTATCTAACTTGTATTGTATCTCCATGTACGTGAGAGATCAGTCATGTACATTATTGAGTTGTGTGTAAAGAATTTTGCACTTGGTTTTATTAAATGTTTCTCTTTTACTGTGATTGTGTGCTTGATCCACTTTGTTTATAGATACTACCATGGATGTGCATACCTTGACTTACGTTACCTGATTGGGTTTAGGGCTAGAGAATATGAAAAAGTATGAGAGTTATAACACATACTACTGGTGATCCCAAGAAGTAAGCATTGTCCGTGCATAGCTATGTTTTGATGAAGCTTAGCATATAGTATTTGAGACAGCTTGTAAGCAGTTCCTGACGAAAATACCGAGGCAGTGATCCATCGGCTGCGTCAATTTTCATAATAAGTAATCTGGTTATTTGTTGATTAGATCAAGTTAACACGTGCGTCTGTGGCCAATCGATCTCACTTGCGTGTGCATGTGTTGCTCTGTTTATTTACACCTCATATTCTGAACTTATATCTTGAATTGGTATCTGAATATCGTATGGGAAGCTGGGCGTGACACCGTGTCCCTCTAGGAATCGGACATCCCCTTAAACCAAACAAGCCTCTCCATATACCTGTCCTCACGCGGGCATCTTACTATTCCTCGTCAAATCGGAAGAACACGGACGGGGAGCAGTTCTAACCGTAGCAGCGTTCTCAATATTCTAATGGAAGTCATGCCACGCCAAAGCAGCACGGCGAGGTCAAGCGTTTGCGGTGGCAAGCCGATCTGCAAAAGGAGAAGACCAAAGTCCCAATTTCTAAACCTTCCGGAGGTATGTTGAGCTTAGATCCTTATTCCTCACCACTAGCTTGGTGTTGGGTGTCAATAAAATCAGAGTTTTTGTGGTTCCTGGATGAGCCAAAACAATTACTTgtggacttttttgccgatgcagGACATACAGTGCAAGGTCCTGTCAGAGTTGGCGCTCAAGGAGGCTACGAGGACTAGTATCCTGTCCAGCGAATGGGGATCCGTCCAGTCGCTCCATCCCAGACTGAGATTCAACGGTGCCACGATGTGTGGTGGCAGGACCGCCGCCGGGTCGAAAGAGTACACTCAGGAGTTTGTTCAGAATGTCAATACTGTCCTGCAGAAACACAACGGCATGTTCGTGGAAGATTTCGAGGTCAAGTTCGAGTTTGACCGCGAGCTGGTTGTCCATCTCGACAACTGGATTAGGTTCGCCGCGGCCTCTCAGACAAAGAATCTGGCTTTTGATCTAGTACCAGACGAGTTCCGTGGCTGCAGTGATCGGTATTTACTCCCTGCCGAGCTTCTGGACTGCCGAACCACATCCCGTCTACGGAGTATTCAGCTTAGCTTTGTGTCTATCATATTGCCGCCTCGTTTCAATGGTTTCCCTAATTTAAGAAAGCTCGATCTGCACCTGGTACATGTCACGGCAAAGGATTTTCAGGATATGTTGTCTAGTTGCTCCAATCTTGAGTGGTTGAGTGTAGTTAGGTGTCACCTTTATGATGAACTGAAGGTGGATCATCCATTGTCTTGCCTGCTGCACTTGCATATTGCACACTGTGAGATAACCAAAATACAATTCAACGCCATGAAGCTCAAAACTTTCGTGTATAGAGGGGAGTGCCTTCCTATTGACCTCAGTCAATCTTCAGAGCTGAAAGATGTGCACCTTTATCTTGATGACTTAACTCTTGATCATGCTCTCACTACATTTCCCACTGCACTTCCAACTGTTCAAAGCCTGACACTGAAAGCTCTTGCACCATTAAAGGTTTGTTTGCTGCCTCGTCTGTTTTGTGCTGTTATTTAACTTTTTTTATCTTGCATCTTTCTTGTTGTAACCTTTAACTTTCTATCTTTCAGATGCCTAGGTTGTTGCTACAGAACCCTGGAAAGTTTTCTCAGCTGAAATACTTAGATTTGGATTTAATGATCATTCATGAAGATGCTGGCAACATTCTCTCTTTAGCCTCTTATTTGAGAGCGGCTCCTCTTATCGAAAAGCTTGAGTTGCATGTAAGTACCTCATCTTCATCTTACTTAATTGGCTAGTAGTTGTCATTTAGTCATATGCGTGTTGCATTCATACTTTTCAAGATTGTATCATTAAGATCTCAATTTGATGACCATCTAATTTGTGtttcttttcctttgtaaaaTCATACTGAGATCAGTACACCATGCCTAAGATGCTAGTTTGGGAGAAATTACACAGTGCTTCAGTCATTAGGTTCCCATTAATTTATTTACATAACTTGTGACATATTTTGGGAGGAAATGGATCATAAAAGCTGAAGAGGGGCATTAATTCAAACATAAACCTCATGCTTTGGGTGTCATAGATAATAGGATGTAGTTTGTTAGTTACTTAGTTTGGGCCAACCCCATGGTGAAGGACTAATATGATGTATGCATCATTTTACCTGTGCGGCTGTGCATGTTAACCATATCACCATGTTTAGGATTATGGAACGTATGTGACTGTGTGCGtctgacaatggaacttgattttCTTGTATATGTGCTTACCAAAGATGTTCAGGGACATGTTATAGCTATTTGTCTCCTGGTTAAAAAAATCATGATGTTTTTCTGCTTCATGAAAAATGTCCCCAATTCTCTCTCGCCTTCTCACATGTTAAGCAAGCAATCATACACAATATTGTTGCTCGCATTTTATCATCGATTTGTCACTACTAAACTACCCAGCAGCTAAATTTCTGCCAGATAATGCTTTGTTTAGAAGTCATCATTACCATTGCGATATATAATTAATTGGTTAGTAAGATAATGATCATGTTATTTCCCCTATCTGCTGCAGTTTGGTAGTTTCGCCTTTCCTTATGATGGATGGGAGCCTATCCGAAGCCTTCCAGGATGTCGACTTAATTATCTCAAGAATTTAAATGTCATGGGATTTATGGCGTCTACAGGCCAACTTGAATTCCTGCTACATGCCGTGGAAAATGCCCCTGTGCTCGAGGTTTTAACTCTGGATCCAGCTTGCAGATTCAATGTGGATCATCAAGGGCGAACATATTTCACAGAGATGGTTCGTGAGATTGGCATAAAACACCTCGGTGAAAGAGTATTACCAACTACAAAGCTTTGTGTTCTCTAAAGCTTTTTAATCCCATGATATCGCTGAGCGATTCTTGTACATCAGAATATCATCTTACTTGTATTGTATCTCCATATATGTGAGACAGTCATGTACAATATTGAGGTTGCGTGTAAAGAATTTTGCACTTGGTTTTATCAAATGTTTCCCTCTTATTTTGATTTCCTGCTTGGCTCCTCTTTATTTTCTCATACCATGGGTGTGCATACCTTGATTTACGTTACATGATGGACTTGCGTTACCTACTTACCTTGGATGTGTTGATGAGTTATTTCCGTGCACACaatatcttagagcatctccagcctgtCTCCCCGGAAAGTCTCCTGGATgccttttttcatccggatggacgaaaacggtccagTTACATCCCCGGATCCTCGTTTCgttcggatttgggctttcatccatccggggagTCCAGGTCATCCCCGCCCCCctcccccccggggagcgctcgggactCCGAAGCctcgtttcgtccggatttgggctttcatccatccggggagcccaggtcatccccgccccccggggagcgctcggggactccggacgaaacgaaagcgcgggaaacgccgagaaaaattcccgcgcggctggtggccccaacttgtcggcgagaaagtccgatcgtcgtcctcattgcatcgtcttccgcgcgctgtaaaagcctgtcgccggtcgcgtagcttccacgcggcgagttaatgtcgtcgcctcAGTTTCACGCGCGtcgccctctatttatcgcctaactaccgcgtctggccgcattcaccacgcCGTCTCCCTGTTCTCACAACACCTCCCTTCTCCAATCTCATAGAGCGGGAGCTAGCGACGACCAATGGCGAACGACGGGCGTGGCGAAcaatggcttcggccgccgctctctccaccaatgggaggggcggctcctgcacgcggcgggctaccccGCGCCGCCGGACTTCAACGCGCTCCCCATCGACGCTGCGATCGACCGATCCAGGCGGAACTGGGAGcgacaggaggcggagcagcatcgTTGCCTGTTGGACCTGGCTGCCGTGCGGCAACGCGTCGTCCACGCCGCCACACCGGCCGCCACAATGAACGTCCCGCCCAAGCCCGTCGagctgatcaagctcgaggagagcaacgACGATGAGCTCTAccggccgacgccgccacgcgccggcgaccctggccagggttctagccgctggtacgaggcgccgTCGCCCGAGGACGCCGACAACTCGAGCGCCGATGATGACGCCGgcgactacacggccttctaccgccatttcggcatgaagaaggccgttattaattttagtttatgtttccatctgcccgaattcaaatatatgtacgaattcggcctatatatgtacgaactcgcatatatatgttaaatatctttaaAAAGATAATCGCATGGTTGGTCACAGAACTTACCAGAGATGAGCACTTTAGTCACAAAACTTCAGAAGAGGAGTCCGCTAGTCACTCAGGATTGTTTTATGAGCAAACTGGTCACTCCCGTCATGACACCGTTAGCCAAGATGACGTGGCACGTTGACTAGGAAGTTGACTGGAGATAATCGCATGGTTGGTCACAAAACTTACCAGAGATGAGCACTTTAGTCACAAAACTTCAGAAGAGGAGTCCGCTGGTCACTCGGGACTGTTTTATGAGAAAATTGGTCACTTTCTGTTAACTAGCACGTTGAGAGCCTGTTGACCACGTTAGGAtgtctttttttgcaaaaaaaacaccCTAAACAATCAACATAGTCCTCTTAATCTCGCGtctctctggtccctctcgttggCTAGTGGGTCCCATCGGTCAGGTGCATCTTCTTCCCCGTCCTAGCACATTGGAGCGTCCTGTCCGCGCCCTCCGACACAGTGCCATCGGCGATGAGCTGATGACTGcgattgacgagggtgctcctcgacaatgcccaccttttggggcttagggttgacggaatcctgtaggctgatgatacgtctccaacgtatctataatttcttatgttccatgcttgttttatgacaacacctacatgttttatatacactttatatcatttttatgtattttctgggactaacctattaacaagatgccgaagtgccagttcccgttttctgctgtttttggttccagaaaagctattcgggcaatattctcggaattcgacgaaacaaaagccaaacctcctatttttccgagggacacatgcagccagaagggcaagcccgggggaggcccagggcctcctccccatagggcggcgcggctaggcccccatgcgcgccggggtgtggggagcccacctcgggactccaccgacatcgcccctttcgcctatatattccttccgtcgcgaaaaccctaaggagaTCGATCATACTCCGTAAAAGActcccggagccttctccatcgatgccaccgcctccatcatgctccgtgagtagttcccccatggactacgggttctagcagtagctagttggtactctctctcccatgtacttcaatacaatgatctcatgagctgccttacatgattgagattcatctgatgtaatcggtgttgtgtttgttgggatccgatgaattgttacattatgatcagtctacctataaagtttgtgaagttattgttgcttcaaccttgttgtgtttaatgcttgtcactagtgcacgagtgacatgatcttagatttgagctctataattattgcttagattgtatctacaagttctaatgacctagctctagacttgtgaTGAATCTATCTGTTGTGATTGTGTGTTCCTCGACAGACCCTCTCCTGGTCCTGTTGTTCATCATCTCATCGCCGAGGGCACTGTGTCAGAGGGCGCGGACAGGACGCTCCAATGTGCTAGGACGGGGAAGAAGATGCACCTGACCAGTGGGACCCACTAGCCAACGAGGGTCCAGAGAGACGTGAGATTAAGAGGACTATGTTGATTGTTTAGggtgttttttttgcaaaaatggaCATCCTAACGTAGTCAACAGGCTCTCAACGTGCTAGTTAACAGAAAGTGACCAATTTTCTCATAAAACAGTCCCGAGTGACCAGCGGACTCCTCTTCTGAAGTTTTGTGACTAAAGTGCTCATCTCTGGTAAGTTTTGTGACCAACCATGCGATTATCTCCAGTCAACTTTCTAGTCAACGTGCCACGTCATCTTGGCTAACGGTGTCATGACGGGAGTGACCAGTTTGCTCATAAAACAATCCTGAGTGACTAGCGGACTCCTCTTCTGAAGTTTTGTGACTAAAGTGCTCATCTCTGGTAAGTTCTGTGACCAACCATGCGATTATCTCATCTTTAAATTTCGCGTATGTTTGAACAAATTTCGCcttgttttgtctgaattcgctgTTTTTATCAAAACTTTTAATCCATCCTGGACTCGCCGcttggaaaatgggcctcccaggCCAAAacaaaatacatccatccggtgctaaatagcgccggatttcggtctGGGGAGCcccacggctggagatgctcttataattATGAACGAAGGGAATATATAATCGTtgtataaaatatataaaataataaaaagaagataataaataaaattataataCGATAGACAAGTTTATCTTCAAATTACAAAAATGCACGTATGTACATCACTAGGCCAGGCCAAAGGCGGTTATGATTATCAACACGTCATACTCGTGGTTTGGCGCTGGGAAGAATATCCGAAAGACAACGCAAGTACGATGGTCCATGATAAACATGGTGGGGGCCTTCGTGCCCACTCTGCCAATATTGACGAACACTCCCCACGCATTCACCGCCGAAGACATCGAGGAAATCGAAGAGATCCATGTATTTCACGTACTTCACCCCCACAGCCACCAAGAAACCCTTAATTATAGCAGTACTCCAGGGGCGGAATATAGCCATTGAAAAAGTAACTATTGGAAATAACGTCGTTGGAATTGTACGTGCCAAATGTTAGTTATAAAATAATGTTATGAAATTAAAGGAGAAGGAAAATAATCGTCATGTTATATAAAAGTCGCTGGAAAACTGAAACACCCTAATTGGCAATCATTTTAGACAATTATTAATCCATTTGTTcgcatttattttatattttgggTTTAATAAAAGTCAAAATTCATCAATTTagctaaatatttagaaaaaagtaTTAAAATCTACAACTGTAAAATCTATAGTATTCGAATCATTATAAATTATATTTCtgtattatatgcatttgatattATGATTATGGATAGTTTTAGGGCCGTGTTGAGCATGTGTGGCCATCAAAGTTAAACATGACGTTAGACAATACTAGATGAAAAAAGAATTGACGCTAATCAATCCATTAGCAACcatgctatttaatatagtgactgatatatttgcaatagttattGAGCGTGAAAAGTTGATGGGCAAATTGAAGGGGTAGTCCCCCACCTTGTGGATGGTTATGCCACGATTCTTTTTACGGAGCATGATCTTATGAAAGTGACAAATCTAAAATTAATTTTATCAACTTTCGACATCaagttgaaaatcaatttccataaaaattAGTTGTTTTATTTAGCGAGGATGAACCGTATGCCGAGATTTTTGGCTAAAAGTTGGACCAGTTTTCAATAAGATATTTAGACATTATGATTCATTATCGGAGGTTCACAAATGCTGGTTCTCTTTAATTCAATTACTAACTAATACGGTACTATACATGATTTCCTTCTTCCAGTTGTCCAAAGAAGTCTTGCAGCGATTGAGTTATTTCCTGTCAAGATTCTTTTCGCAAGGAGATAATGAGAAAAAGAAATACCAGCTTACTAAATGGAATGTTGTTTTTCGTCCAAAGGATGAAGGGGGTTGGGTCTTCATGATCTTGAGATCAATAAGCACTCATGGGTAAATAGATGTCCAAGCTACTTACCGACAATGGGGTATGGCAaaccattctaagaagaaaatatGTTATCTCGCTTGGGTTGTCTCAAGTTTATTGGAAACATAGGGTTCTTTCTCTATTAAGAGTCTGTGATGGTTATATGGCGACTAAGAAGCTCTTCTTTCAATATGGttctttctctattaaggatggtCCTGAGATAAGGTTCTTGGAGCATAAGTAATTAGGTTATACCACTCTCCGGGAATAATATCCAGCTTTATATAATAACATTGTGCTACTAGCTAAGGTGATGATATCTTCCCCACCAAATGTGACGTTCAGAAAATATCTTGTTGGTCCAAGGCTTGCATCTTGGAATTCATTGCTTTAGCGTTTGGCTTTTGTCCAGTTGACGCAAGGGACATATGAGTTTTGATGGAACCTAAATAGGAGTGGTAAATTCTCGGTGGATTCCATGTACAGAGTGTTGGGCCAACCGCATGAGCCGGGTGGATAATAATAAAAATATTTGGAAAATAAATATCTCGCTAAAAACTAAGGTTTCTGTGTGGTATGTTTTTAGATGGGAAATCTTCATTAAGGACAACCTTGCAAAACAAAGTTTGCAGGGAAATTTAAAAATGTGAGTTTTGTCATCAGCATGAGACTATAGAATACTTATTCTTCTAATACCAATTtgttagatctatatggtcaatcgtctgatgacccacaagtataggggatcgcaacagtcttcgagggaagtattacccaatttattgattcgacacaaggggagacaaagaatacttgtaagccttaacagcggagttgtcaattcagctgcacctggaaacagacttgctcgcaagagtttatcgatagtaacagttttatagcagtaggaatagtgaaataacagcagcggtgaaataaagacagcagtagtgattatagtaaacagcaggattaaaatactgtaggcacagggaaggatttaacgggcgttgcatggatgagagaaactcatgtaacaatcaaagcaggggcatttgcagataataataaaacgatatccaagtactaatcaatcaataggcatgtgttccatatttagtcgtacgtgctcgcaatgagaaacttgcacaacatcttttgtcctaccagccggtggcagccgggcctctagggaaactatcggaaattaaggtactccttttaatagagtaccggagcaaagcattaacactccgtgaacacatgtgatcctcacatcactaccatcccctccggttgtcccgattcttgtcacttcggggccattggttccggacagcgacatgtgtatacaacttgcaggtaagatcataaacaacgaatatcttcatgaatcaataacatgttcagatctgagatcatggcactcaggccctagtgacaagcattaagcataacaagttgcaacaatatcataaaagtgacatctacggatactaggcactatgccctaacaatcttatgactattacatgaccaatctcatccaatccctaccatctccttcagcctacagcgggggaattactcacacatggatgggggaaacatggctggttgatggagaggcgttggcggtgatggcggtgacaatctcctccaattccccgtcccggcggagtgccagaacggagacttctggctcccgagacggagtttcgcgatgtggcggctctctggagggtttctggcgacttcgacttctccccgtgcgtttttaggtcgaacccgataagtagtccgaagggggcgtcggaggccagccgagggggccacaccatagggccgcgcgggccccctaggccgcgccgccttatggtgtggggccctcgggcctccacctcacttgtccttccggctccgtcgcattccggtaaaatagggccttctgcataaattccgaggattttcccgaaagttggatttcgcacaaaaacgagacactgtgagcaattctgctgaaaacagcgttagtccgtgttagttgtatccaaaatacacaaattagaggcaaaacaatagcaaaagtgttcgggaaagtagatacgttttggacgtatcaactcccccaagcttagcttattgcttgtcctcaagcaattcagttaacaactgagcgataaacgaactttcacgaacacatttgctcatatgatgtatatattctcatgctatggctaatacttaagcagttcataatgagatacatgcaaataagatcatccaatagctatatcaatcatagagaggtaccaacaattaataataagcatcatgaatcatgtatgtaagcagaattgcaatgttcataagagaatatgataaagtggtatctcgctttcctgtatttgatcggcaaaacataaatgccgaggcacctcttgagttcatagaaatactagaagtagtgattgtcaaagataaaagcatcaaagt from Lolium rigidum isolate FL_2022 chromosome 4, APGP_CSIRO_Lrig_0.1, whole genome shotgun sequence encodes the following:
- the LOC124707226 gene encoding putative FBD-associated F-box protein At5g56690 → MEGMPRGSSTARSNVCGGKLICKRRRPKSQFLNLPEDIQCKVLSELPLKEATRTSILSSEWGSVQSVHPRLRFDGATMCGGRTAAGSKQYTLEFVQNVNAVLQKHNGMFVEDFEVKFEFERELVVHLDNWIRFVADSQTKNLAFDLVPNKFRGRHDRYALPAELLSSRSMSRLRSIQLSFVSIKLPPCFNGFPNLRKLDLHLVHVTAKDLQDMLSSCSNLEWLSIVRCHLEDELKVDHPLSCLLHLHIAYCEITKIQFNAVKLKTFVYRGEWLPIDLSQSLELKDVHLYLDDFITLELALTTFPTALPTVQNLTLKAAAPLKMPGLLENPRKFSQLKYLHLDLMIIHEDAGNILSLASYLRAAPLIEKLELHFGSFALPHYGQEPIRSLPGCRLNYLKNLNVMGFMGSTGQLEFLLHAVENAPALEVLTLDPACRRNVDHQGRTYFTEMVREIGIKHLGERVLPTTKLCLL
- the LOC124649737 gene encoding uncharacterized protein LOC124649737: MLSSCSNLEWLSVVRCHLYDELKVDHPLSCLLHLHIAHCEITKIQFNAMKLKTFVYRGECLPIDLSQSSELKDVHLYLDDLTLDHALTTFPTALPTVQSLTLKALAPLKMPRLLLQNPGKFSQLKYLDLDLMIIHEDAGNILSLASYLRAAPLIEKLELHANLNSCYMPWKMPLCSRF